The genomic stretch GATCATACGCAGCAGGTGTGAAAAAAGCGGCTATAAAAAAGAAAAACTGGATAACAAACGCCCTGCCAAGAAAGGTGAAGATGGTTAAAAATATCTGGGACAGGGTGTCACCGGCGTATTCCGCATAGTACCATCCGCCCGGAACTCCGTAAATGACCGCCGCATGGTGAAGCACCACAGAGAACGTCATGTATATTCTTAAATTGTCTATGAAATACAGTCTTTTCGCTTGTTTACTGATGACCGGTGTCCCTTCATAAAATATAAAACGCTTATGGACCCGACAGAACACCCCCTCGTTCGTAACACTCCCTGCCGGGACTTTCTTTTATACGGCGATTTCCCGAATTTTTCAATATTTTTTTATATGGAAGATCAATGTGTCCGGGCTGTTTCAGACTATGGGTGTAATCCTTGTTTTTAGGAAACCGCGAAGCTCACACCATGTAGGTGGCTTATACATAATCGAAGTCTTCCTGAAAGTAACATATACAGCCTTTTAATTTTCATAGCAGCTTTCATACGGCAATAAATGCCCAGGATATTGATAATTTTCTTAAACCTCATAAGAACATTTTATAATAATCATAATGGAGCGCATATACAGCTACCGATCCCGAATATCATTGGTGGAAACCAACTATATTTTACATGGATTTCACTTGACGTATTTATAATGTTCATATAATAATCTTAATATAACAATATATCGGCACTACTTATCACCATGAGGGGGCCGCCTGAAAGACTCATTATTCGCACATTCAGAACTGATCGAAGAAATATCCGCCTTAAAACAGAGAATTCAGGAACTGGAACAATCGGAATCAGAGCTTAGAAAGGTTTCGAAAACGTTCAGTGAGTATATGCGCCAGTCGGATAATATTTTTGATGCGATAAATTACTCTGTCTGTGTCATCAGTCCGGAGGGACGGATCATCAAGTGCAACCGATCTACTGAGAAGTTACTGAGCAAATCCGCCGATGAGCTGAATGGTCATTTCTGTTTTGAGGTGGTACATGGTATCCCGGAACCCCTTCCTGGTTGCCCGCTTCTTCGCATGAAAGAAACAAACTGCAGGGAAAGTGCGGTCATCGAGTCAGATGGCCGATGGCTGGAAGTCACGGTAGATCCAATATTGGATGATAATCAGCGTATTGTGACAGCAGTACACACCATTGCAGACATAACCGAACGCAAAAAGGCTGAAGAGGCATCGCGGAAAAACGAAGATAGATTGCAAAGTATTTTCAGTGCTGCCCCTGTGGGGATAGGGGTTGTCTCTAAACGGCCTGTT from Pseudomonadota bacterium encodes the following:
- a CDS encoding PAS domain S-box protein, whose amino-acid sequence is MRQSDNIFDAINYSVCVISPEGRIIKCNRSTEKLLSKSADELNGHFCFEVVHGIPEPLPGCPLLRMKETNCRESAVIESDGRWLEVTVDPILDDNQRIVTAVHTIADITERKKAEEASRKNEDRLQSIFSAAPVGIGVVSKRPVAQIPLTFARVVQLFCYNVHNSIQ